In one Drosophila pseudoobscura strain MV-25-SWS-2005 chromosome X, UCI_Dpse_MV25, whole genome shotgun sequence genomic region, the following are encoded:
- the LOC117185076 gene encoding uncharacterized protein, whose translation MTSEQNRVSFLKLKSTEFCEKMKRLATAWQNESSDCDYYMLVVKQEQVEKLIGKFEMFHGELEELDRSEIHSGLCDIFESLASSLKAANMREMAKSSGRMPFHSTSDGGNTTVEFAGSQFLPHRRQVPSLPPIQLPTFSGGYANWTEFYSMLATIIDSDPDLTNIEKLQHLRSCLRDSALETVRALEISDGNYAVALDLLENRFNNRRLVFQAHINEILALQAVEPGSVVMLRELSDKFNSHMRALQGLGTTEQIAGCIVVQELLRKLDPPSQEKWEERFIDLAFANLIPTWESMASFLEQRCRSLETMDFSMASYASSSQVGRSRKHNNSRSTLVTMNQSVARCAL comes from the coding sequence atgaccagtgagcaaaacagggtgtcttttttgaagcttaagtcaacggaattctgcgagaaaatgaaaaggttaGCTACCGCTTGGCAGAATGAGTCGTCGGACTGTGACTACTACATGCTCGTGGTAAAGCAAGAGCAAGTCGAGAAGTTGATCGGCAAATTTGAGATGTTTCACGGCGAGCTTGAGGAATTGGATCGAAGCGAAATTCACAGTGGCCTGTGTGACATTTTTGAGTCACTTGCCAGCTCGCTGAAGGCGGCGAATATGAGGGAAATGGCTAAGAGTAGCGGCCGCATGCCGTTTCATTCTACCTCGGATGGAGGAAACACTACGGTTGAGTTTGCCGGCTCGCAATTTCTACCTCACCGTAGACAAGTACCATCCCTGCCTCCTATACAATTGCCGACGTTTAGCGGCGGGTATGCGAACTGGACGGAATTTTATTCAATGCTTGCCACCATCATCGACAGCGATCCGGACTTAACAAACATAGAAAAGCTCCAGCATTTGCGTTCCTGTCTGCGGGATTCGGCATTGGAGACTGTTCGGGCGCTGGAAATCTCAGATGGCAATTATGCTGTGGCATTAGATTTGTTGGAAAACAGATTCAATAATCGGCGATTGGTctttcaggcacacatcaatgaGATCTTGGCGCTCCAGGCTGTGGAACCTGGGTCAGTGGTCATGCTTCGGGAGCTTTCAGACAAGTTCAATTCACATATGCGCGCGCTCCAGGGTTTGGGCACCACTGAGCAGATCGCAGGATGCATCGTCGTGCAGGAACTTCtccgaaaactggatccaCCGAGCCAAGAGAAGTGGGAGGAACGATTCATCGACCTCGCATTCGCAAACTTAATTCCGACGTGGGAATCTATGGCCTCGTTCTTGGAGCAGCGATGCAGAtcattggagacgatggacttTTCTATGGCAAGCTATGCGTCGAGCAGTCAGGTGGGCagaagtagaaagcataataattctaGGTCCACATTGGTTACAATGAACCAATCCGTAGCACGCTGCGCGCTGTGA
- the LOC117185077 gene encoding uncharacterized protein, translated as MTSEQNRVSFLKLKSTEFCEKMKRLATAWQNESSDCDYYMLVVKQEQVEKLIGKFEMFHGELEELDRSEIHSGLCDIFESLASSLKAANMREMAKSSGRMPFHSTSDGGNTTVEFAGSQFLPHRRQVPSLPPIQLPTFSGGYANWTEFYSMLATIIDSDPDLTNIEKLQHLRSCLRDSALETVRALEISDGNYAVALDLLENRFNNRRLVFQAHINEILALQAVEPGSVVMLRELSDKFNSHMRALQGLGTTEQIAGCIVVQELLRKLDPPSQEKWEERFIDPAFANLIPTWESMASFLEQRCRSLETMDFSMASYASSSQVGRSRKHNNSRSTLVTMNQSVARCAL; from the coding sequence atgaccagtgagcaaaacagggtgtcttttttgaagcttaagtcaacggaattctgcgagaaaatgaaaaggttaGCTACCGCTTGGCAGAATGAGTCGTCGGACTGTGACTACTACATGCTCGTGGTAAAGCAAGAGCAAGTCGAGAAGTTGATCGGCAAATTTGAGATGTTTCACGGCGAGCTTGAGGAATTGGATCGAAGCGAAATTCACAGTGGCCTGTGTGACATTTTTGAGTCACTTGCCAGCTCGCTGAAGGCGGCGAATATGAGGGAAATGGCTAAGAGTAGCGGCCGCATGCCGTTTCATTCTACCTCGGATGGAGGAAACACTACGGTTGAGTTTGCCGGCTCGCAATTTCTACCTCACCGTAGACAAGTACCATCCCTGCCTCCTATACAATTGCCGACGTTTAGCGGCGGGTATGCGAACTGGACGGAATTTTATTCAATGCTTGCCACCATCATCGACAGCGATCCGGACTTAACAAACATAGAAAAGCTCCAGCATTTGCGTTCCTGTCTGCGGGATTCGGCATTGGAGACTGTTCGGGCGCTGGAAATCTCAGATGGCAATTATGCTGTGGCATTAGATTTGTTGGAAAACAGATTCAATAATCGGCGATTGGTctttcaggcacacatcaatgaGATCTTGGCGCTCCAGGCTGTGGAACCTGGGTCAGTGGTCATGCTTCGGGAGCTTTCAGACAAGTTCAATTCACATATGCGCGCGCTCCAGGGTTTGGGCACCACTGAGCAGATCGCAGGATGCATCGTCGTGCAGGAACTTCtccgaaaactggatccaCCGAGCCAAGAGAAGTGGGAGGAACGATTCATCGACCCCGCATTCGCAAACTTAATTCCGACGTGGGAATCTATGGCCTCGTTCTTGGAGCAGCGATGCAGAtcattggagacgatggacttTTCTATGGCAAGCTATGCGTCGAGCAGTCAGGTGGGCagaagtagaaagcataataattctaGGTCCACATTGGTTACAATGAACCAATCCGTAGCACGCTGCGCGCTGTGA